In one Roseburia intestinalis L1-82 genomic region, the following are encoded:
- the gpr gene encoding GPR endopeptidase produces MYQIRTDLALETQEKMQEDHVDLKGVRFLEEKVDKNITVSTVVIETENGAKTMGKPKGTYITIEAGNMDEEDEDYHREISVQLAKIIRQLIQEKNEELSVLVVGLGNREVTPDALGPRVVDNLFITRHIVKEYGKYAFGEKNVNRISSIVPGVMAQTGMESLEIIHGIIDETKPDLVIVIDALAARSTKRLNRTIQVTDTGINPGSGVGNHRHGLNKKSLGIPVISIGIPTVVDAATIVNDTMFNLIAAMSQSKAFDMLGDSLKELNDGEKYELIRELLSPNLNAMFVTPKDIDESVKRLSYTISEGINIAFMGEGLPA; encoded by the coding sequence ATGTATCAGATACGAACGGATTTAGCGCTTGAAACGCAGGAAAAAATGCAGGAAGATCATGTTGATCTGAAGGGAGTCCGTTTCTTAGAAGAGAAAGTTGACAAAAATATCACAGTCAGCACAGTGGTCATTGAGACGGAAAACGGTGCAAAGACGATGGGAAAACCCAAGGGAACCTATATAACGATCGAGGCGGGAAATATGGATGAGGAGGATGAAGACTATCACAGAGAGATATCCGTACAGCTTGCGAAGATCATCCGTCAGTTGATCCAGGAAAAAAATGAGGAGCTGTCGGTGCTGGTCGTTGGACTTGGAAACCGTGAAGTTACGCCGGATGCACTAGGCCCGCGTGTGGTGGACAATCTTTTTATCACAAGACACATTGTAAAAGAGTATGGAAAGTATGCTTTCGGAGAAAAAAATGTGAACCGGATCAGCAGTATTGTCCCGGGAGTTATGGCGCAGACGGGAATGGAAAGTCTTGAGATCATTCATGGAATCATCGATGAGACAAAACCTGATCTGGTCATTGTCATTGATGCGTTGGCGGCGCGCAGCACCAAGCGGTTAAACCGGACGATTCAGGTCACGGATACCGGGATCAATCCGGGCAGCGGGGTTGGAAACCATAGACACGGACTGAATAAAAAAAGCCTTGGGATTCCCGTGATATCAATCGGGATACCGACAGTTGTGGATGCTGCAACGATCGTCAATGACACAATGTTTAACCTGATCGCTGCGATGAGCCAGAGCAAGGCATTTGATATGCTTGGGGATTCGTTAAAAGAGTTAAACGATGGAGAAAAATATGAACTGATCCGGGAACTTCTCTCACCGAATTTAAATGCGATGTTTGTGACGCCAAAAGATATTGATGAGTCGGTCAAAAGATTAAGCTACACGATCTCGGAAGGCATCAATATTGCATTTATGGGGGAAGGACTGCCGGCATAA
- the rpsT gene encoding 30S ribosomal protein S20 — MANIKSAKKRILVTETRAARNKAIRSEVKTSIKKVEAAVAANDKEAAKAALTVAISTIESASSKGIYHKNNSARKVSRLTKLVNGLA, encoded by the coding sequence TTGGCTAACATTAAATCTGCAAAAAAAAGAATTTTAGTAACAGAGACAAGAGCTGCTAGAAACAAAGCGATCAGAAGCGAAGTGAAAACTTCTATTAAAAAAGTTGAGGCTGCAGTAGCTGCAAACGATAAAGAGGCTGCAAAAGCTGCTTTAACAGTTGCTATCTCAACTATCGAGAGCGCTTCTTCTAAAGGAATTTACCACAAGAACAATTCTGCCAGAAAAGTTTCCCGTTTAACAAAACTTGTTAACGGTTTAGCTTAA